The nucleotide window TCGACAGGCGCGTCATCGACGTCGACAGGGTCGACTGGGTACGGGACAGCGAGTTCTGTGCGGACAGGGCGGCGTTGTTGGTGTGAAGGCTCAGCATGATGATTACTCCGTGCGGTTTGTTGTCTGGGGCAGTTTCCTGCGTACTCATGAATACAAGACGACCGTTTTGCCAGTCACATTAAATTCCACGTGGAAATTTTTTAGATTTTTTTTTTCCGCTCGCCATGACTGTGCGCGATCGCTCCTGAGGCTGCGCCGACGATGCCGGAAATGCAAAAAGCCAACCGGACCGGTTGGCTTTCTTGCATGCGCTGGCCGACCTTGGTGGCCGGCCAGCGTGTCTCGGGCGATTACTGCAGCAGGGACATGACCAGCGACGACTGGCTGTTCGACTGCTTCAGCATGGCGGTGCCGGCTTGCAGCAGCATCTGGTTCGACGTCATCGAAGCCGATTCGGTAGCGAAGTCGACGTCCATGATGCGGCCGGCGGCGGCCTTGGTGTTGGTCGAGATGTTCGACAGGTTGCTGTTCACGTGGTCCAGGCGGTTCGACACGGCACCGATCTTGGAGCGCAGGGCCGAGACGGAATCGATCGCGGTGGCCAGCTTCGAGATGGTAGCGTTGGCTGCGCCGGTCAGTTCGGTGCCCACGCCGCCAGGTACGGCGTTGTCGGCGCTGAAGCGGGCGGAGACGCTGCCGATACCCGAGTTGGCATCGGTGGCGGTACCCAGTTCGGTGGTGAAGTCGGCATCCAGCTTTTCAGCGGAATCGGCACCGATCTGGAACGAGATCGCTGCATTGAGCTTGCCGCCGGTGGTCTTGAACAGTTCCGTGCCGCCGAACTTGGTGTTGCTGAAGATGTTGGTCAGTTCATCGGCCAGCGAGTCGTATTCGCCCTGCATCGCGGTCTTGTCGGCGGCGGTCGAGGAACCGTCGGCGGCCTGGGTTGCCAGGTCCTTCATGCGGTTCAGGATGTTGGTCGTCTGGTCCAGTGCGCCGTCGGCGGTCTGCAGCATGGAGATCGAGTTCTGCGTGTTGCGCATGGCCACTTGCATGCCGCTGGTTTGCGTCTTCAGGCGGGTAGCGATCTGCAGGCCAGCAGCGTCGTCCATGGCAGAGTTGATGCGGTAGCCGGTCGACAGGCGCGTCATCGACGTCGACAGGGTCGACTGGGTACGGGACAGCGAGTTCTGTGCGGACAGGGCGGCGTTGTTGGTGTGAAGGCTCAGCATGATGATTACTCCGTGCGGTTTGTTGTCTGGGGCAGTTTCCTGCGTACTCATGAATACAAGACGACCGTTTTGCCAGTCACATTAAATTCCACGTGGAAATTTTTGAGATTTTTTTTCGGGCCGCTCGCCATGACTGTGCGCGATCGCTCCCGAGGCTGCGCCGGCGATGCCGGAAATGCAAAAAGCCAACCGTTTCCAGTTGGCTTTTCGTGTTGGACCGCCATGCGAATGGCGGTCCGGGGAAGTGCGAAACTACTGTACAGAATTACTGCAGCAGGGACATGACCAGCGAGGACTGGCTGTTCGACTGCTTCAGCATGGCGGTGCCGGCTTGCAGCAGCATCTGGTTCGACGTCATCGAAGCCGATTCGGTGGCGAAGTCGACGTCCATGATGCGGCCGGCGGCGGCCTTGGTGTTGGTCGAGATGTTCGACAGGTTGCTGTTCACGTGGTCCAGGCGGTTCGACACGGCACCGATCTTCGAGCGCAGGGCGGAAACCGAGTCGATCGCGGTGGCCAGCTTGGCGATCGTGGCGTTGGCTGCGCCGGTCAGTTCCGCGCCAACGGCACC belongs to Pseudoduganella albidiflava and includes:
- a CDS encoding flagellin N-terminal helical domain-containing protein encodes the protein MLSLHTNNAALSAQNSLSRTQSTLSTSMTRLSTGYRINSAMDDAAGLQIATRLKTQTSGMQVAMRNTQNSISMLQTADGALDQTTNILNRMKDLATQAADGSSTAADKTAMQGEYDSLADELTNIFSNTKFGGTELFKTTGGKLNAAISFQIGADSAEKLDADFTTELGTATDANSGIGSVSARFSADNAVPGGVGTELTGAANATISKLATAIDSVSALRSKIGAVSNRLDHVNSNLSNISTNTKAAAGRIMDVDFATESASMTSNQMLLQAGTAMLKQSNSQSSLVMSLLQ